A segment of the Agromyces sp. H17E-10 genome:
AACACTTGGTAAGCCTCCACGAACGGTAAGTTACTCCTTACCTATCCTGGCCGCAACGCGCGACAAGGGGCATCCAGCCGCCGCGGCTCGAACCCGATCGACGGCCCGAGACCGGGCAACTCAGAACGGGTAGTACGAGAGCACTGGCGCCGTGAGCATGACGATTGTGGTGTCGCTCTCGTCAGGACGGAGCCCCACCATGTCGGTGATGTCGCCCCGCGGAGGGGTGGGCGGGATGAGCGACGGATCCTCGGGGTCGATTCGATAGTCGGCCTCGTCGTGAACGAGGGGCGACACAGCGGCGACCTCGCTCGTCGGCGATCCGACGGTCGGGCCGCTCGCGCTGCGCACCGCGATGCCCTCGACCTCGGGTGCGGTGACTTCCACGAGCGACGGCAGGAAGTAGTCGGTGCGGGGCTTCTCGAGGCCGACGGCATCGCCGAGGGTGAACTCGCCCCACGTGTAGAGGTCGAAGTCGACGTAGTGCCCACCGGATCCGTCACGAACCGAGGTCACCGGGTCGGCGCCGAACGCATCGGTGAGTGCCGCGACCGCCGCGTCGACTTCGTCGGCCCACAGGTGGGTGAAGGTCGTTGTGCCCTCGGTGTCGACGAGGCTGAAGCCGGTGCCGTCCACGACGATCTCGGCTATCTCGGGTTCGGCAGGCTCGGGCGCCTCGCTGGTGGCGGCAGGCGTCTCGGTCTGGGACGGCGCCTGCGTCGCCGAAGGGGGCGCGCTCGCCGTGCAGCCGGCGAGTGCGACTGCGGCGAGGGCGATGAGCGCGAAGCGGAGCATCCTCATGCATTTGAGCATGCCCGACCGTGCGGCAACGATGGGTGACGCTCCGATAACGAATCAGCGGGGGCCTGCGCCGATCCGACGATCGGCCGCTCACCGGTAGACTGTGCCCCCGTGGCACTCACCATCGGAATCGTCGGTCTCCCGAACGTCGGCAAGTCGACCCTCTTCAACGCCCTCACCAAGAACCAGGTGCTCGCGGCGAACTACCCGTTCGCGACGATCGAGCCCAACATCGGCGTGGTGAACCTGCCCGATCCGCGACTCGAGCAGCTCGCGGCGATCTTCGGGTCCGAGCGCATCCTGCCGGCCGCCGTGTCGTTCGTCGACATCGCGGGCATCGTGCGCGGCGCCTCGGAGGGCGAGGGGCTCGGCAACAAGTTCCTCGCGAACATCCGCGAGGCCGACGCGATCGCGCAGGTCGTGCGCGGCTTCGAGGACGGCGACGTCGTGCACGTCGACGGCAAGGTCGACCCGAAGTCCGACATGGAGACGATCAACACCGAGCTCATCCTCGCCGACCTCGAGACCCTCGAGCGCGCGATCACGCGCTACGAGAAGGAGGTCAAGGGCAAGAAGCTCGACCCCTCGGTGCTCGCGGCGGCCGTCGAAGCCCGCGACGTGCTCCAGGCCGGCACCCCGCTCTCGGCGTCGAAGGTCGACCTCGCGCCGATCAAGGAACTCGGGCTGCTCACGGCCAAGCCCTTCATCTACGTGTTCAACGTCGACGAGTCGGTGCTCACGGATGCCGCGAAGAAAGCGTCGCTCGCTGAGCTCGTGGCGCCGGCCGAGGCGGTGTTCCTCGACGCGAAGATCGAGTCGGAGCTCATCGACCTCGACCCCGAGGATGCGGCCGAGCTCCTCGCCTCGACCGGTCAGGAGGAGTCGGGCCTCGACCAGCTCGCCCGGGTCGGCTTCGATACGCTCGGCCTGCAGACCTACCTCACCGCGGGCCCCAAGGAGTCGCGCGCGTGGACGATCCACAAGGGCGACAAGGCCCCGCAGGCCGCCGGCGTCATCCACACCGACTTCGAGCGCGGCTTCATCAAGGCCGAGGTGATCTCGTTCGCCGACCTCGTCGAGACCGGCTCGGTCGCCGAGGCCCGCGCGAAGGGCAAGGCCCGCATGGAGGGCAAGGACTACGTCATGCAGGACGGCGACGTGGTGGAGTTCCGCTTCAACGTGTAGTCGCGCACGAGGAGGTCGAATCGCATGCTCGAGATCGAGCCGGGAGGGGACGTCGTCGAAGCGACCTGCGACCATTGCGGGCAGCCGATGACCCGGGTGACCGGCTTCGTCTACCAGGATGGCGATGCGCACGCGATCTACATCGCCTCGTGCTATCACCACGACGGTCACGAAGTCTGGATCGACGGCGTGTTCTCACCGACCTGGGCTGACGACGCTGATGACCACTTCACATTCGGTTGTCGCGTCGGCCCGGTCGAGGGACAGGCTGAGCCGGGGGCGTCACTCGTGGCGGCGGCTGCTCCTTTCAGTGACTCCGCCACGTTCGGGCACAAGTTGACCCGGGACGAAGCGTTGGCGCACCCGAGGCTCGGTGATTTTTGGGCGCTGGTCGATCATCTCCTCACGAACGACGCGGTCGTGTCGGCTCACATGTACGGGCCAGCGGCGGAGCTCGATTGACAGATCGAGTTTCGGTCCAACATCACGGCTCCTACCGAGTCGAGCGCCAGAAGGTTGGTCGCCACCAGTAGAGCGTCGTGAGGTCGTCCGGCCACTCGGCGTCACGATCGTCTTCTGCTTCGAACGAGTCCTGTTCGTGATCGATGGGTCGCCATCCGGAATCCAGGGGCTCTTGGTCAGTCGCCGAGCGGACCAGCCCCACGAATCGATCCTCGATCGCTCCGTGCTCCGCATACGCGCGCTGCGAGTCGATGAGGCAAGGACGATTGGCGCCGCCTCTGTACTCCGGCCACCGGAGTTGGACAGCGTCGTCTTCCCAGAAGCACACGGCGCATATCTCGTATGATCCCGGTCGTTCGCTCAGTGTCAGATGGCCGCAGCACGGACACGGGTACGCAGCTGAGATGTTCGAGTCGGGCACGACGCCACATTAGGCGCCGCCATACGCCTATTCGCAACGGAATCCGGTGGGAGTTCCGCTTCAACGCGTGACCTGCTCCGGTCGTTGAGCGAGCGCGACGAGACGAAACGTCGACTTGTAAGCTCCCTCGCATGAAGGGTGCTCCGGCTCGGCGCGTGATTCGCCTCTTCCCCGAATATGGGCGCGACTGGCCGCTGTGGGAGAACTCGACGCCGACGTGGGATGTCGGGTACACGACCACACCGGAGATGTACGGGTTGTCGGATGACCTCACGCGTCACATCGCCGAGTGGAACGCGCTCTGGAACGCGAACTTCGATCCGTTCGATGGCTGGAAGGACGATGCGGCGCGCGAGCGATGGCGCGAGGAGGGCGTCGCCATCGCGGGGCGACTCGCTGCAGAGGTCGCTGACTTCGCCGATGTGTCGTACGAGCCTTGGCCGCTGCTGAGCCCGGACGAATAGCCGACTCATGCGGCATCATCACGCACCGTCGGTGAGGCCTCTTCGCAACGTAACTCGGTGGAGGTCCGCTTCAACGTGTAGCAGCGGGGCCGGATCGGAGCGACGTGGGAGGATGCTCGGATGACCCTACCGACCCCGACCCTGGAGACCGAACGGCTCCTGGTCCGCCCGTTCGCCGACGCCGACGCCGACGATCTCTTCGCCCTGAACAGCGATGCGCACGTGCTGCGTTACTGGGACTCCCCGCCGTGGACCGACCGCGCCTCGATCTCGCGATTCATGGCCGGCTGCGAGCGGATGGCCGAGGACGGAACGGGCGCGCGAGTTGCGATCGATCGTGCATCGGACGGCGCATTCCTCGGCTGGTGCACCTTCAACAGCTGGGACCCCGACTTCCGAAGCGCGTCGCTGGGCTTCTGCCTCACGCAGGCTGCCTGGGGCCAGGGCTATGCGACCGAGGCGGCCCGCGCCGTGCTGCAGTGGGCCTTCGACGCGCTCGACCTGAACCGCGTCCAGGCCGAGTGCGACACCCGCAACGCGGCATCCGCCCGGGTGCTCGAGAAGCTCGGTTTCGTGCGCGAGGGCACGCTCCGCGAAGACTGCATCGTCAACGGCGACGTGTCCGACAGCTGGGTGTACGGCCTCCTGCGGCGTGACTGGGTGGCCTGAGCCCCCGAATGGTGAGGGGCCTCAGGCGGCCGC
Coding sequences within it:
- a CDS encoding GNAT family N-acetyltransferase, encoding MTLPTPTLETERLLVRPFADADADDLFALNSDAHVLRYWDSPPWTDRASISRFMAGCERMAEDGTGARVAIDRASDGAFLGWCTFNSWDPDFRSASLGFCLTQAAWGQGYATEAARAVLQWAFDALDLNRVQAECDTRNAASARVLEKLGFVREGTLREDCIVNGDVSDSWVYGLLRRDWVA
- the ychF gene encoding redox-regulated ATPase YchF → MALTIGIVGLPNVGKSTLFNALTKNQVLAANYPFATIEPNIGVVNLPDPRLEQLAAIFGSERILPAAVSFVDIAGIVRGASEGEGLGNKFLANIREADAIAQVVRGFEDGDVVHVDGKVDPKSDMETINTELILADLETLERAITRYEKEVKGKKLDPSVLAAAVEARDVLQAGTPLSASKVDLAPIKELGLLTAKPFIYVFNVDESVLTDAAKKASLAELVAPAEAVFLDAKIESELIDLDPEDAAELLASTGQEESGLDQLARVGFDTLGLQTYLTAGPKESRAWTIHKGDKAPQAAGVIHTDFERGFIKAEVISFADLVETGSVAEARAKGKARMEGKDYVMQDGDVVEFRFNV
- a CDS encoding CPCC family cysteine-rich protein; amino-acid sequence: MPDSNISAAYPCPCCGHLTLSERPGSYEICAVCFWEDDAVQLRWPEYRGGANRPCLIDSQRAYAEHGAIEDRFVGLVRSATDQEPLDSGWRPIDHEQDSFEAEDDRDAEWPDDLTTLYWWRPTFWRSTR